A part of Syntrophorhabdaceae bacterium genomic DNA contains:
- a CDS encoding hydantoinase B/oxoprolinase family protein, producing the protein MSNITYGRDFEVVQRLKPEPITPEEARAMENLDPTDFEIFNHKMNMIGLEGKETTQKLGASAGMRWGDVAFGIYTAQGDLAICATGIWFHAALGQIPIKYIVKHWAGDPSVGVKEGDSFFFNDPFYCGVHGADMGLAVPVFYKDKLICFTGAVVHSGENGATEPGGNPSTSRSRYDEGFLIPPLKIGEGYALKEDIMTMLTNFVRDPRTLVLDIKARLAACRIAQRRILDVVEKKGVDFFLGGLRKVMVETAKAARRKVMELPDGTFRHPVFMDTVGPESSLIKMNVEVEKKGDTLKLNLKDTSPMIPDRPMNTYFQGIIGLTMVYLCGWFFYNLPANNALLEVLEWEFPPDALVNASGDIPTANAPFPQVAFCQSMFHIGAKLTYNYDPLRAVAPWYHGFGFGVYGGFNQWGEPFADITGEMNATGSGARPDADGLDVSGSFFAIMSDCSDVETTEADKPFVYLFRNFFQNHGPGKYRGGNGTGYGIFVHKVPWIGIGTLGYGSKFPATVGIFGGYAASTSSVQFLRSSNMKELQATNSEAIPSNMLELYTTKPLEGQRNMTQITTPVGPMMEGDAVFIAAGGGAGYGDVLEREPALVIEDLRLSLITQWQAKNVYRVVYDEKTLRVDEKATRELREAEKRERLTKGVPYKDFEKEWLAKRPPQDILKYYGAYPNPSKA; encoded by the coding sequence ATGAGCAATATCACTTACGGAAGAGACTTTGAGGTGGTTCAAAGACTGAAACCGGAGCCGATCACCCCTGAGGAGGCGCGGGCCATGGAAAATCTGGACCCAACGGATTTTGAAATCTTTAACCACAAAATGAATATGATAGGATTAGAGGGCAAGGAAACGACCCAGAAACTTGGGGCGAGCGCGGGTATGCGTTGGGGTGATGTGGCGTTTGGTATCTACACGGCTCAGGGGGATCTCGCAATCTGCGCTACCGGTATCTGGTTTCACGCAGCCCTGGGTCAGATCCCTATCAAATATATAGTAAAGCATTGGGCCGGGGATCCATCGGTGGGGGTAAAGGAAGGCGATTCCTTTTTCTTCAACGATCCCTTCTATTGCGGCGTCCATGGAGCGGATATGGGGCTTGCTGTTCCCGTGTTTTATAAAGATAAACTCATATGTTTTACCGGGGCGGTTGTACATTCTGGCGAAAACGGTGCCACGGAACCCGGTGGTAATCCATCTACATCAAGGTCGAGATACGATGAAGGTTTTCTCATCCCGCCTCTGAAGATTGGCGAAGGTTATGCGCTTAAAGAAGACATAATGACTATGTTGACAAACTTTGTACGGGATCCCAGAACCCTTGTTCTTGATATCAAGGCACGCCTCGCGGCATGCAGAATCGCACAGAGAAGGATTCTCGATGTGGTTGAGAAAAAGGGTGTTGATTTCTTTCTCGGAGGACTAAGGAAGGTCATGGTTGAGACGGCCAAGGCAGCCAGAAGGAAGGTAATGGAATTACCTGACGGGACATTCCGGCACCCCGTTTTCATGGACACGGTCGGACCTGAATCCAGTCTCATAAAAATGAATGTTGAAGTAGAAAAGAAAGGCGATACCCTTAAGCTCAATTTGAAGGATACGTCACCAATGATCCCCGACCGACCCATGAACACATATTTCCAGGGTATTATCGGTCTGACCATGGTATATCTTTGCGGCTGGTTTTTTTATAATCTTCCGGCAAACAATGCGCTTCTTGAAGTGCTGGAGTGGGAATTCCCACCTGATGCATTGGTAAATGCATCAGGTGATATACCAACAGCCAATGCCCCTTTCCCGCAGGTTGCTTTCTGCCAGTCCATGTTTCATATCGGCGCAAAATTGACATATAACTACGACCCATTGCGGGCCGTGGCACCATGGTATCATGGCTTCGGTTTTGGTGTATATGGCGGGTTTAACCAGTGGGGTGAGCCTTTTGCCGATATAACAGGAGAGATGAATGCAACCGGCAGCGGCGCAAGGCCCGACGCTGACGGTTTAGATGTGTCCGGTTCTTTCTTTGCCATCATGAGTGATTGCAGCGACGTAGAGACCACCGAAGCGGACAAACCCTTCGTGTATCTTTTCCGGAATTTCTTTCAAAATCACGGTCCAGGCAAGTACCGGGGCGGCAATGGCACGGGGTACGGTATATTTGTCCATAAAGTGCCGTGGATAGGGATAGGGACACTCGGATACGGGTCAAAATTCCCTGCCACTGTGGGTATATTCGGAGGCTATGCAGCATCGACCAGTTCAGTCCAGTTTCTGAGGAGTTCAAACATGAAAGAGCTTCAGGCTACGAACAGCGAGGCGATTCCTTCGAACATGCTTGAGCTGTATACCACCAAACCGCTTGAAGGGCAGAGAAATATGACCCAGATAACTACTCCTGTGGGTCCAATGATGGAAGGAGATGCGGTGTTTATAGCCGCTGGAGGAGGCGCGGGTTATGGAGATGTGCTGGAAAGGGAGCCCGCGCTTGTTATAGAAGACCTGAGACTTTCGCTCATTACACAGTGGCAGGCGAAAAACGTATACAGGGTAGTGTACGATGAAAAGACACTGCGTGTTGACGAGAAAGCAACAAGAGAACTGAGAGAGGCCGAGAAAAGGGAGCGGCTTACCAAAGGAGTTCCATACAAAGACTTCGAGAAAGAGTGGCTTGCGAAAAGACCTCCTCAGGATATCCTCAAATATTATGGTGCTTATCCAAACCCCTCGAAGGCATAG
- a CDS encoding AMP-binding protein, whose amino-acid sequence MNDGGSDQSRERVIHVFLERQTEKYGDRTFFYFGEKEFSYRIFNESANRVASGLQGLGIVKGDKVAIMMDNSPEYLFTWFGISKAGAIEVPLNTAHKGDILTYMLDQSDTRTLVLDSKYLDRLERVLPNLPKLRDIVVLDNQGSGMPKLDRPIFSWNSLIDNSGDYRHVDVRWSDPFTIMYTSGTTGPSKGSLMPHNYGIYMGEVICEIADYNEKDCLYNALPLFHGNAQLLSAFPALMSGARMVLKERFSAGAFWSDIKKYGCTEFNYIGGILPILYKADPGPDDADNPLRIMVGAGAPMDIFNAIEKRFGLTLLEGYGMSETGIPLMNTLKERIPGTCGKPRPDYVVKLVDDNNNEVGPNVPGELLLRPQKPYCIFLEYYKMPEKTAEACADLWFHTGDYLYYDDSGYFHFIDRKKDALRRRGENISSYEVEKVINSHPAVLESAAIAAKSDLGEDEVMVVLTIKPGQSLKPEELLAYCEERMAYFMVPRYLRFMAEMPKTPTQRVQKNILREQGITAETWDREKAGYKVKR is encoded by the coding sequence ATGAATGATGGCGGGAGTGATCAGAGTAGAGAGCGAGTCATTCACGTATTTTTGGAACGTCAGACAGAAAAATATGGTGACCGTACTTTTTTCTACTTTGGCGAAAAGGAGTTTAGTTACAGAATATTCAACGAAAGCGCAAACCGGGTTGCCTCAGGTCTCCAGGGGCTGGGGATTGTAAAAGGTGATAAGGTGGCGATCATGATGGATAACAGCCCCGAGTATCTCTTTACCTGGTTCGGCATATCCAAGGCAGGAGCCATTGAAGTACCGCTCAATACTGCCCACAAAGGCGATATCCTTACCTACATGCTGGACCAGTCGGACACCAGAACCCTTGTGCTGGACAGCAAGTATCTGGATCGCTTGGAACGTGTGCTTCCCAATCTTCCGAAGCTGAGGGACATCGTTGTCCTGGACAACCAGGGAAGCGGAATGCCGAAACTCGATAGACCAATTTTTAGCTGGAACAGTTTGATCGATAATTCGGGTGATTACCGACACGTGGATGTACGGTGGTCGGATCCCTTCACCATTATGTACACGTCAGGAACGACCGGGCCCTCAAAGGGATCGCTGATGCCGCATAATTATGGGATTTATATGGGGGAGGTAATCTGTGAGATTGCCGATTACAACGAAAAAGACTGCCTGTATAATGCCCTGCCTCTCTTTCATGGCAATGCCCAGTTGTTGTCAGCATTCCCTGCATTGATGAGCGGCGCCCGCATGGTACTGAAGGAGCGTTTTTCTGCCGGCGCATTCTGGAGCGATATAAAAAAATACGGTTGTACTGAATTCAATTACATAGGCGGTATACTCCCTATTCTGTACAAAGCGGATCCGGGGCCTGATGACGCCGACAATCCCCTGAGGATAATGGTAGGGGCCGGGGCGCCCATGGATATCTTTAACGCTATCGAGAAGAGATTCGGGTTGACTCTCCTGGAAGGTTACGGTATGAGCGAGACCGGCATACCGCTGATGAATACACTGAAGGAGCGTATTCCCGGAACATGCGGGAAGCCGAGACCGGACTATGTCGTGAAGCTTGTGGATGATAACAATAACGAAGTGGGGCCGAACGTTCCGGGAGAGCTCTTGCTGCGTCCACAGAAGCCGTACTGTATTTTTCTGGAATACTATAAGATGCCGGAGAAAACAGCCGAAGCCTGTGCGGACCTCTGGTTCCATACAGGCGATTATCTCTATTATGACGATAGCGGCTATTTTCACTTCATAGATCGCAAGAAGGATGCGCTGAGACGGAGGGGAGAGAACATATCATCCTACGAAGTGGAAAAGGTTATTAATTCTCATCCTGCTGTGCTGGAATCTGCGGCAATAGCGGCAAAGTCGGATCTGGGAGAAGATGAGGTGATGGTGGTTCTTACAATAAAGCCGGGCCAAAGCCTGAAGCCTGAAGAACTTCTGGCCTATTGTGAGGAGAGGATGGCATATTTCATGGTGCCTCGATACCTCCGTTTTATGGCTGAGATGCCTAAAACGCCAACGCAGCGCGTACAGAAAAACATCCTGAGAGAACAAGGGATTACAGCGGAAACGTGGGATCGTGAAAAGGCTGGTTACAAGGTGAAGAGATGA
- a CDS encoding alcohol dehydrogenase catalytic domain-containing protein, which translates to MKAVVLQAGNRFALEDIPKPELKSTGDALVRVTTAAICGSDVHAKHGLIPGYTPGTVMGHEFVGVVEETGDDVLEFKPGDRVAAAPITWCGVCRPCKRGEPQHCIRGGVWGGGEIFGRGLRGAQTDYIQVPFADNCLIPIPDNVEDIQAVFVGDVFATGYSGAHRGYIQTGDTVVVYGCGPIGLGAIISAWQFGPRQVFAVDMLENRLALARLYGATTIDAKSENVVEKVRQATGGEGVDVAIEAIGSPDAFMQALRSVRRGGSVSVVGLFPGPIEFPLHEMGFYGVRISMGLGDPSCMSQLMGLLESGRVDLGAMATHTFCLDDALEAYDLFENQKGKCLKVLIKP; encoded by the coding sequence ATGAAAGCAGTAGTGTTGCAGGCCGGCAATAGATTCGCATTGGAAGATATTCCGAAGCCCGAACTGAAATCAACCGGTGATGCCCTGGTAAGAGTTACCACAGCGGCTATTTGCGGTTCCGACGTACACGCAAAACATGGTTTGATCCCGGGTTACACACCAGGGACCGTTATGGGTCACGAATTTGTTGGTGTGGTGGAAGAAACAGGTGACGATGTGCTCGAGTTCAAGCCGGGTGATCGCGTGGCCGCTGCACCTATTACATGGTGCGGCGTTTGCCGGCCCTGTAAAAGAGGAGAACCCCAGCACTGCATAAGAGGTGGCGTGTGGGGCGGCGGTGAGATTTTCGGACGGGGGTTAAGGGGTGCCCAAACTGATTATATACAGGTCCCTTTCGCAGACAACTGCCTTATTCCGATCCCGGACAACGTGGAAGACATACAGGCGGTATTCGTGGGAGATGTTTTTGCTACGGGGTATAGTGGCGCCCACAGAGGGTATATTCAGACAGGGGACACTGTTGTCGTATACGGCTGCGGTCCGATAGGGCTCGGTGCGATCATTTCGGCCTGGCAGTTTGGACCCAGGCAAGTTTTTGCCGTTGACATGCTGGAGAATCGCCTTGCCCTGGCACGGTTGTATGGTGCAACGACGATCGATGCGAAATCCGAAAATGTTGTGGAGAAGGTGCGGCAGGCAACAGGAGGCGAAGGAGTTGATGTGGCGATAGAGGCCATAGGGAGCCCCGATGCATTTATGCAAGCGCTCCGGTCCGTGAGAAGGGGGGGATCCGTTTCGGTGGTTGGTCTTTTTCCCGGCCCCATTGAGTTTCCCCTTCATGAGATGGGATTTTATGGCGTTCGTATAAGCATGGGTCTTGGTGATCCATCCTGTATGAGTCAGCTTATGGGTCTTCTCGAATCCGGACGTGTAGATCTTGGTGCCATGGCAACACATACTTTTTGCCTCGATGATGCGTTGGAAGCTTATGATCTGTTCGAGAATCAGAAAGGCAAATGCCTCAAGGTCTTGATAAAACCTTGA